In the genome of Cryptomeria japonica chromosome 8, Sugi_1.0, whole genome shotgun sequence, one region contains:
- the LOC131048383 gene encoding secreted RxLR effector protein 161-like: protein MEDCKPISTPMEVGKKLSLEMCPRIQEEESYMSTVSYQNDIGSLMYAMVSSRPDIAHAVRMVSQFSNCYGPQHWAVVKRIFRYLQGTINHRITFSGSSKDSLQLTGYCDADWLGDIDSKRSTLGFCFILSGGIVSWASKKQPTVSLSSG from the coding sequence atggaagattgcaaaccaataAGCACTCCAATGGAAGTAGGTAAGAAACTTTCACTGGAAATGTGTCCCAGAATACAAGAGGAAGAAAGTTATATGAGTACAGTTTCATATCAAAATGATATTGGGagcctaatgtatgcaatggtttctAGTAGACCTGATATTGCACACGCTGTAAGAATGGTGAGCCAATTTTCCAACTGTTATGGACCACAACATTGGGCAGTAgttaagagaatttttaggtaccttCAAGGAACAATTAATCATAGGATTACATTCAGTGGGAGTTCTAAAGATTCCCTCCAGCTTACAGGGTATTGTGATGCAGATTGGTTAGGAGACATTGATAGCAAGAGATCAACTTTAGGTTTTTGTTTTATTCTTAGTGGAGGCAtagtttcttgggcaagtaagaaacaaccAACTGTTTCTCTTTCCAGTGGATAA